The following proteins come from a genomic window of Streptomyces sp. NBC_00539:
- a CDS encoding haloacid dehalogenase-like hydrolase produces MTRPLRAGRLQAVAAAVTLCAGALAATAPAARAVPATHCTTPQLAAGWYGDNRARLQQLIDQYGTCAPHRPARTRPVAVFDWDNTVVKNDVGDATMYWLLRHGKIRRPASGDWSATSRYLTPDAVGALAAACDPLGRPGAPLPTGTPAGTACADEVMAVYGTATTRAGAPAFAGWDHRTVEPAYAWLAQLTQGWRPADVRAFAAAARAENLAAPVGATQRVGSATATGWVRYYDQQRDLIDGLRKAGFDVWITSASPQPVVEVWAKGVGVRADHVIGIRNTTTSGGRFTSRLRGCGSVEDGADTMITYIDGKRCWINQEVFGVRGAAAEKVQPAARRQVFAAGDSDTDVSFLRDATALRLVLNRNKNELMCRAYDNSDGKWIVNPVFIEPKKQKDTPYPCATTGYVGHDGTPGPVRRADASVVPDQTDSVY; encoded by the coding sequence GTGACCCGACCCCTCCGCGCCGGGCGGCTCCAGGCCGTGGCGGCCGCCGTCACCCTGTGCGCCGGCGCCCTCGCGGCCACGGCGCCCGCCGCCCGGGCCGTGCCCGCCACCCACTGCACCACCCCGCAGCTCGCGGCCGGGTGGTACGGGGACAACCGGGCACGGCTCCAGCAGCTGATCGACCAGTACGGCACGTGCGCCCCGCACCGCCCCGCCCGCACCAGGCCCGTCGCCGTCTTCGACTGGGACAACACCGTCGTCAAGAACGACGTCGGCGACGCCACGATGTACTGGCTGCTGCGCCACGGCAAGATACGCCGCCCCGCCTCCGGCGACTGGTCCGCCACGAGCCGCTACCTCACCCCGGACGCCGTCGGGGCCCTCGCGGCGGCCTGCGACCCCCTCGGCCGCCCCGGCGCCCCGCTGCCCACCGGCACCCCCGCGGGCACGGCCTGCGCGGACGAGGTCATGGCCGTCTACGGCACCGCCACGACCAGGGCCGGCGCCCCCGCCTTCGCCGGCTGGGACCACCGCACGGTCGAACCCGCCTATGCCTGGCTGGCGCAGCTGACGCAGGGCTGGCGCCCCGCAGACGTCCGTGCGTTCGCGGCCGCCGCACGGGCCGAGAACCTCGCCGCACCGGTCGGCGCCACCCAGCGGGTCGGCAGCGCCACCGCCACCGGCTGGGTCCGCTACTACGACCAGCAGCGGGACCTGATCGACGGCCTGCGGAAGGCCGGCTTCGACGTGTGGATCACCTCGGCCTCGCCCCAGCCCGTCGTGGAGGTCTGGGCCAAGGGCGTGGGAGTCCGCGCGGACCACGTCATCGGCATACGCAACACCACCACCTCCGGCGGCAGGTTCACCTCCCGCCTGCGGGGCTGCGGGTCGGTGGAGGACGGCGCGGACACGATGATCACCTACATCGACGGCAAGCGCTGCTGGATCAACCAGGAAGTCTTCGGGGTGCGGGGAGCCGCCGCCGAGAAGGTCCAGCCCGCCGCCCGGCGCCAGGTCTTCGCCGCGGGCGACTCCGACACCGACGTGTCGTTCCTGCGCGACGCGACCGCGCTGCGGCTCGTGCTGAACCGGAACAAGAACGAACTGATGTGCCGCGCCTACGACAACAGCGACGGCAAGTGGATCGTGAACCCGGTGTTCATCGAACCGAAGAAGCAGAAGGACACCCCGTACCCGTGCGCGACGACGGGCTACGTCGGCCACGACGGCACCCCGGGCCCCGTCCGCCGGGCCGACGCGAGCGTCGTCCCGGACCAGACGGACTCGGTGTACTGA
- a CDS encoding FBP domain-containing protein: MDPLTEQQIRSSFVNCSKGEAARLRLPLDFAELPWEDLDFLGWVDPGAPLRAHIVRPGTDGSPVGITLRVPGANRAGAFKSSICQICLTGHASSGVALLVAPLAGARGREGNSVGTYLCADLACSLYMRGKRQPKLRTRGYEETLSVQERVARAEANLDAFAAKVTG, encoded by the coding sequence ATGGACCCGCTCACCGAACAACAGATCCGCTCGTCCTTCGTGAACTGCAGCAAGGGCGAGGCGGCCCGGCTGAGGCTGCCCCTGGACTTCGCCGAACTCCCCTGGGAAGACCTGGACTTCCTCGGGTGGGTGGATCCGGGCGCGCCGCTGCGCGCCCACATCGTGCGTCCCGGTACGGACGGTTCTCCCGTCGGCATCACCCTGCGGGTCCCGGGCGCGAACCGGGCGGGCGCCTTCAAGTCCAGCATCTGCCAGATATGCCTGACCGGGCACGCCTCCTCCGGTGTCGCCCTCCTCGTCGCGCCCCTGGCCGGGGCCCGCGGCCGGGAGGGCAACAGCGTGGGTACGTACCTCTGCGCCGACCTGGCGTGCTCCCTCTACATGCGGGGCAAGCGGCAGCCGAAGCTGCGTACCCGCGGCTACGAGGAGACGCTGTCCGTGCAGGAGCGCGTCGCGCGCGCCGAGGCCAACCTGGACGCCTTCGCCGCCAAGGTCACCGGCTGA
- a CDS encoding amino acid deaminase/aldolase, which produces MTSDRARYDAATAHLDAPLAIVDLEAFDANADDVVRRAGGKPVRVASKSVRCRALLERVLARPGFAGIMSYTLAESIWLARSGFEDVLLAYPSADRAGFAELAGDPKLAAAVTVMVDDLAQLELIDRARDGGAQEIRVCLELDTALHLLGGRIRVGARRSPLREPDQLAALARAVGARPGFRVVGLMGYEGHVAGVGDLLAGRPVRSRVIRLMQAAARKELAARRAGAVRAVRAVVPDLEFVNGGGTGSVQHTAAEEAVTEIAAGSGLYVPRLFDNYTSFRGRPAALFAQPVVRRPGVGVVTVLGGGYPASGAAGADRLPEPYLPRGLRYDPQEGAGEVQTPLLGGPADDLLIGDRVWFRHAKAGELCERFDALHLVEGDRVTATVPTYRGEGRTFL; this is translated from the coding sequence ATGACTTCCGATCGTGCCCGGTACGACGCGGCCACCGCCCATCTCGACGCACCGCTGGCGATCGTCGACCTGGAGGCGTTCGACGCCAACGCCGACGACGTGGTCCGCCGGGCCGGCGGCAAACCGGTCCGCGTGGCCAGCAAGTCCGTGCGGTGCCGGGCGCTCCTGGAACGGGTGCTGGCCCGGCCCGGGTTCGCCGGGATCATGTCGTACACGCTCGCGGAGAGCATCTGGCTGGCCCGCTCCGGGTTCGAGGACGTGCTCCTCGCCTACCCCAGTGCCGACCGCGCCGGTTTCGCCGAACTCGCCGGCGACCCGAAGCTCGCCGCCGCCGTCACCGTGATGGTCGACGACCTGGCGCAGCTGGAGCTGATCGACCGCGCGCGCGACGGCGGCGCCCAGGAGATCCGCGTCTGCCTGGAGCTGGACACCGCGCTGCACCTGCTCGGCGGCAGGATCCGCGTCGGAGCCCGCCGTTCGCCGCTGCGCGAGCCGGACCAGCTCGCCGCGCTCGCCCGCGCGGTCGGTGCCCGTCCGGGGTTCCGGGTGGTGGGGCTGATGGGCTACGAGGGCCACGTCGCCGGGGTCGGTGACCTCCTCGCGGGGCGCCCCGTGCGCTCCCGGGTGATCCGGCTGATGCAGGCCGCGGCGCGCAAGGAGCTCGCCGCCCGCCGGGCCGGGGCGGTGAGGGCGGTGCGGGCCGTGGTCCCGGACCTGGAGTTCGTCAACGGCGGTGGCACCGGCAGCGTGCAGCACACCGCCGCGGAGGAAGCAGTCACCGAGATCGCCGCCGGGTCGGGGCTGTACGTACCGCGCCTGTTCGACAACTACACCTCGTTCCGGGGCCGTCCGGCGGCCCTCTTCGCCCAGCCGGTGGTGCGCAGGCCCGGCGTCGGGGTGGTGACGGTGCTCGGCGGCGGCTACCCGGCCTCCGGCGCGGCCGGAGCGGACCGGCTGCCGGAGCCCTACCTGCCGCGGGGGCTGCGCTACGACCCGCAGGAGGGTGCCGGGGAGGTGCAGACGCCGCTGCTGGGCGGCCCGGCCGACGACCTGCTGATCGGGGACCGGGTCTGGTTCCGTCACGCGAAGGCCGGCGAGCTGTGCGAACGCTTCGACGCGCTGCACCTGGTCGAGGGCGACCGGGTGACGGCCACCGTCCCGACCTACCGGGGCGAGGGCCGCACCTTCCTGTGA
- the mycP gene encoding type VII secretion-associated serine protease mycosin: MSRPRTAAALALAALLTAATAHPAAADTIRDRQWGLLTLRAEEAWGTTQGEGVTVAVLDTGVDGTHPDLAGQVLDGADLVAMGAGRGDRAWARHGTAMAAIIAGRGHGPDRAEGVLGVAPRARILPVRVILEESDPGRAKARDSKSGALAEGIRWAADHGADVINLSLGDDSESAHHEAAEDEAVQYALGRGVVVVASAGNGGEHGDPASFPAAYPGVIAVAAVDRRGRKAGFSTRHWYATVSAPGVDVVIADPDRSYYEGWGTSAAAAFVSGTVALVKAAHPGLSPAQIKKLLRDTASDAPAGGRDDSRGYGTVDAAAALQGAAGLRPEAALPAPVSAGRPYFGPGPEPAARSERRPRLGAPAAAAAGVALLAVAAVLARRPRGPRRDRVG, from the coding sequence ATGAGCCGGCCCCGTACGGCCGCGGCCCTGGCCCTGGCCGCCCTCCTCACCGCCGCCACCGCCCACCCCGCGGCCGCCGACACCATCCGCGACCGCCAGTGGGGACTGCTCACCCTGCGCGCCGAAGAGGCCTGGGGCACCACCCAGGGCGAGGGGGTCACGGTCGCCGTCCTCGACACCGGTGTCGACGGCACCCACCCCGACCTCGCCGGCCAGGTCCTCGACGGTGCCGACCTCGTCGCCATGGGGGCGGGGCGCGGCGACCGCGCCTGGGCCCGCCACGGCACCGCGATGGCCGCCATCATCGCCGGGCGCGGCCACGGCCCCGACCGTGCCGAAGGCGTGCTCGGCGTCGCGCCGCGCGCCAGGATCCTCCCGGTCCGGGTCATCCTGGAGGAGAGCGATCCCGGCCGCGCCAAGGCCCGCGACAGCAAGTCGGGGGCCCTCGCCGAAGGCATCCGCTGGGCCGCCGACCACGGCGCGGACGTCATCAACCTCTCGCTGGGCGACGACAGCGAATCCGCCCACCACGAAGCCGCCGAGGACGAGGCCGTCCAGTACGCCCTGGGCAGGGGCGTGGTCGTCGTCGCCTCCGCGGGCAACGGCGGCGAGCACGGCGACCCCGCCTCCTTCCCGGCCGCCTACCCCGGGGTGATCGCCGTGGCCGCCGTCGACCGCAGGGGCAGGAAGGCCGGCTTCTCGACGCGCCACTGGTACGCCACCGTCAGCGCCCCCGGCGTCGACGTGGTCATCGCCGACCCCGACCGCAGCTACTACGAGGGCTGGGGCACCAGCGCCGCCGCCGCCTTCGTCTCGGGCACGGTGGCCCTGGTCAAGGCCGCCCACCCGGGCCTCTCCCCGGCGCAGATCAAGAAGCTGCTGCGGGACACCGCCTCGGACGCCCCGGCCGGCGGCCGCGACGACTCCCGCGGGTACGGAACGGTGGACGCCGCCGCCGCGCTGCAGGGCGCGGCCGGGCTCCGCCCGGAAGCCGCCCTGCCCGCCCCGGTCTCGGCCGGGCGCCCCTACTTCGGTCCCGGCCCGGAGCCGGCCGCCCGCTCCGAGCGCCGGCCGCGCCTGGGCGCCCCGGCGGCGGCCGCCGCGGGAGTGGCGCTGCTCGCGGTGGCCGCCGTACTGGCCCGGCGCCCGCGCGGCCCGCGGCGGGATAGGGTCGGGTAA
- a CDS encoding SseB family protein encodes MANKNIPDPGFSDDDGSADPALSAALAAWAQDRSREPQVLAALKGARLLVPVVAVLGEAETDPETGLRREKTSDMAVPTLTAGNRRALPAFTSTASLALWDPAARPVAVPLHQALAAAAHEKADTVVLDLAGPVPYQLTGPALLALAEGRTDPDPLADPAVREAVRAAVAGEPDVLRAHLGPGSAGSDGTLAIVPASDAGGPAAARRVAEALAADETLRGRLVRGLDLALLPAAAAPPPGEPLFTR; translated from the coding sequence GTGGCGAACAAGAACATTCCCGACCCCGGTTTCTCCGACGACGACGGCTCCGCCGATCCCGCGCTGAGCGCGGCCCTGGCCGCCTGGGCGCAGGACCGCTCGCGCGAACCGCAGGTGCTGGCGGCCCTCAAGGGCGCCCGCCTGCTGGTGCCCGTCGTCGCCGTGCTCGGGGAGGCCGAGACCGACCCCGAGACGGGTCTGCGGCGCGAGAAGACCAGCGACATGGCCGTCCCCACCCTGACCGCGGGAAACCGCCGGGCCCTGCCGGCCTTCACCTCCACGGCCTCCCTGGCGCTGTGGGACCCGGCGGCCCGCCCGGTGGCGGTCCCGCTGCACCAGGCCCTGGCGGCCGCCGCGCACGAGAAGGCCGACACGGTCGTGCTCGACCTGGCCGGTCCGGTTCCGTACCAGCTCACCGGCCCGGCCCTGCTGGCCCTCGCGGAGGGCCGTACGGACCCGGACCCGCTGGCCGACCCGGCCGTGCGCGAGGCCGTACGGGCGGCGGTGGCGGGGGAGCCCGACGTGCTGCGCGCCCACCTCGGCCCGGGGAGCGCCGGCTCCGACGGCACCCTCGCGATCGTGCCGGCCTCCGACGCAGGGGGCCCGGCGGCCGCCCGCCGGGTCGCCGAGGCGCTCGCGGCCGACGAGACGCTGCGCGGCCGGCTGGTGCGCGGGCTGGACCTTGCCCTGCTGCCGGCGGCCGCCGCGCCGCCGCCGGGGGAGCCGCTCTTCACCCGCTGA
- a CDS encoding DUF1844 domain-containing protein, with amino-acid sequence MTDATPTPATEDGSTPDAPDYDAMTRDIADVPAVEVITTVAVHLLSAAAVNLGLDKPDSEHKDLDEARKLITALAGLVTASATEISSFHAAPLRDGLKSLQLAFREASIVPDEPGQGPGEKFTGPVYA; translated from the coding sequence ATGACTGACGCGACCCCCACCCCCGCCACCGAGGACGGCTCCACGCCGGACGCTCCCGACTACGACGCCATGACCCGCGACATCGCGGACGTGCCCGCCGTCGAGGTGATCACCACGGTGGCCGTGCACCTGCTGAGCGCCGCGGCGGTCAACCTGGGCCTGGACAAGCCCGACTCCGAGCACAAGGACCTCGACGAGGCCCGCAAGCTGATCACCGCCCTCGCCGGCCTGGTCACCGCGAGCGCCACCGAGATCAGCTCCTTCCACGCGGCCCCGCTGCGCGACGGCCTCAAGTCGCTCCAGCTTGCCTTCCGCGAGGCCTCGATCGTGCCGGACGAGCCGGGCCAGGGACCGGGCGAGAAGTTCACGGGTCCGGTGTACGCGTAG
- the infC gene encoding translation initiation factor IF-3 — translation MWCYRGGSISTEPRINDRIRVPEVRLVGPSGEQVGIVPLAKALELAQEYDLDLVEVAASARPPVCKLMDYGKFKYESAMKAREARKNQAHTVIKEMKLRPKIDPHDYDTKKGHVVRFLKQGDKVKITIMFRGREQSRPELGYRLLQRLASDVEDLGFIESNPKQDGRNMIMVLGPHKKKTEAMAEAREAQAARKAERQGVAPAGEEEASEEAATAVEADADEADVSAEAASDEADTSHEASAEA, via the coding sequence GTGTGGTGCTACCGAGGAGGATCCATCAGCACCGAGCCCCGCATCAACGACCGGATTCGCGTTCCCGAGGTACGACTCGTCGGTCCCAGCGGCGAGCAGGTCGGCATCGTGCCGCTTGCCAAGGCGCTTGAGCTCGCGCAGGAGTACGACCTCGACCTGGTCGAGGTCGCGGCGTCCGCACGCCCGCCGGTCTGCAAGCTCATGGACTACGGCAAGTTCAAGTACGAGTCGGCCATGAAGGCCCGTGAGGCGCGCAAGAACCAGGCGCACACGGTCATCAAGGAAATGAAGCTCCGGCCGAAGATCGACCCGCACGACTATGACACCAAGAAGGGTCACGTCGTTCGGTTCCTCAAGCAGGGCGACAAGGTCAAGATCACGATCATGTTCCGTGGTCGCGAGCAGTCCCGGCCGGAACTCGGCTACCGACTGCTGCAGCGCCTCGCTTCGGACGTCGAGGACCTCGGGTTCATCGAGTCGAACCCGAAGCAGGACGGCCGAAACATGATCATGGTTCTCGGTCCGCACAAGAAGAAGACCGAGGCGATGGCCGAAGCCCGCGAGGCGCAGGCCGCCCGCAAGGCCGAGCGCCAGGGCGTGGCCCCCGCCGGCGAGGAGGAGGCTTCCGAGGAAGCCGCCACCGCCGTCGAGGCCGACGCCGACGAGGCAGACGTCTCCGCCGAGGCCGCCTCCGACGAGGCGGACACCTCCCACGAGGCATCTGCCGAGGCCTGA
- the rpmI gene encoding 50S ribosomal protein L35: protein MPKNKTHSGSKKRFKITGSGKVLRERAGKRHLLEHKSSRVTRRLTGTAEMAPGDAAKIKKLLGK, encoded by the coding sequence ATGCCGAAGAACAAGACGCACAGCGGTTCCAAGAAGCGCTTCAAGATCACCGGCTCCGGCAAGGTGCTCCGTGAGCGCGCCGGCAAGCGCCACCTGCTCGAGCACAAGTCGTCCCGTGTCACCCGCCGCCTGACCGGCACCGCGGAGATGGCCCCCGGCGACGCCGCGAAGATCAAGAAGCTTCTCGGCAAGTGA
- the rplT gene encoding 50S ribosomal protein L20 yields MARVKRAVNAHKKRRAILEAASGYRGQRSRLYRKAKEQVTHSLVYNFNDRKKRKGDFRQLWIQRINAAARQNGMTYNRLIQGLKAANIEVDRKILAELAVNDANAFAALVEVAQKALPADVNAPKAAA; encoded by the coding sequence GTGGCACGCGTCAAGCGGGCAGTAAACGCCCACAAGAAGCGCCGGGCGATCCTCGAGGCGGCCTCCGGCTACCGCGGTCAGCGTTCGCGCCTGTACCGCAAGGCCAAGGAGCAGGTCACCCACTCGCTGGTCTACAACTTCAACGACCGCAAGAAGCGCAAGGGCGACTTCCGTCAGCTGTGGATCCAGCGCATCAACGCCGCTGCCCGCCAGAACGGCATGACGTACAACCGCCTCATCCAGGGTCTCAAGGCCGCCAACATCGAGGTGGACCGCAAGATCCTCGCGGAGCTGGCCGTCAACGACGCCAACGCGTTCGCCGCGCTGGTCGAGGTCGCGCAGAAGGCCCTCCCGGCCGACGTCAACGCCCCGAAGGCCGCTGCCTAA
- a CDS encoding TrmH family RNA methyltransferase, with protein sequence MGYPAEPISPRSPRVAAARRLARRNFRTKERRFIAEGPQAVREAVEHRGPGGTSTLIELFATVEAAERYADIVEAALLAGARVHYAGDEVLAEVSQTVTPQGLVGVCQFLDSPFEDILAAGPKLVAVLAHVRDPGNAGTVLRCADAAGADAVVLTDASVDLYNPKSVRASVGSLFHLPVAVGVPVEQAVQGLRAAGVRILAADGAGEDDLDAELDAGTMGGPTAWVFGNEAWGLPEETRALADAVVRVPIHGKAESLNLATAAAVCLYASARAQRASGGCRSVTPS encoded by the coding sequence ATGGGTTACCCCGCCGAGCCGATCTCCCCCCGATCCCCGCGGGTGGCCGCCGCCAGGCGCCTGGCGCGGCGCAACTTCCGCACCAAGGAGCGCCGGTTCATCGCCGAGGGCCCGCAGGCGGTCCGCGAGGCCGTCGAGCACCGCGGCCCCGGGGGTACGTCGACCCTCATCGAGCTGTTCGCCACCGTCGAGGCCGCCGAGCGGTACGCCGACATCGTCGAAGCCGCGCTGCTGGCCGGGGCGCGCGTGCACTACGCCGGCGACGAGGTGCTCGCCGAGGTCTCGCAGACCGTCACCCCGCAGGGACTGGTCGGTGTCTGCCAGTTCCTCGATTCGCCGTTCGAGGACATCCTGGCGGCCGGCCCGAAGCTGGTCGCCGTCCTCGCCCACGTCCGCGACCCCGGCAACGCCGGTACCGTGCTGCGCTGCGCGGACGCGGCCGGAGCCGACGCGGTGGTGCTGACCGACGCCTCCGTGGACCTGTACAACCCGAAGTCGGTACGCGCCTCCGTGGGCTCCCTGTTCCACCTGCCGGTGGCCGTCGGGGTGCCGGTCGAGCAGGCCGTGCAGGGGCTGCGGGCGGCCGGCGTACGGATCCTGGCGGCCGACGGGGCCGGCGAGGACGACCTGGACGCCGAACTGGACGCGGGCACCATGGGCGGCCCGACCGCCTGGGTCTTCGGCAACGAGGCGTGGGGGCTGCCGGAGGAGACCCGGGCGCTGGCGGACGCCGTCGTACGCGTCCCGATCCACGGCAAGGCGGAGAGCCTGAACCTCGCCACGGCCGCCGCGGTGTGCCTGTACGCATCCGCGCGTGCACAGCGGGCGTCCGGAGGGTGCCGCTCCGTGACCCCCAGCTAG
- a CDS encoding sensor histidine kinase: MSVGTNSSPAAAGEAGPSGRAVPAQAAPADLGALGIDADDLPDGLVVADHTGRVICFNSAAARITALAPGEALGARIDRALPLEDLEGRRWWTLTDPYGGLATRRGQPERNLLLPGGREVLVSARYVRTHPTGPLRRLVITLRGTEARRRTERSHAELIATVAHELRSPLTSVKGFTATLLAKWGRFTDDQKLLMLETVDADANRVTRLIAELLDISRIDSGRLEVRRQPVDIATAVGRHVQALTANGQAPDRFLVRVSRPLPDLWADPDKIDQILGNLLENAVRHGEGTVTIDVSPTTFANAAGKTEKGTAVTVTDEGPGIPEESMGRVFTRFWRGSKRGGTGLGLYIVKGIVEAHGGTITVGRGPGGGAEFRFILPVAAPAYLTQ; encoded by the coding sequence ATGAGCGTCGGTACGAACAGCTCACCGGCGGCGGCCGGAGAGGCCGGGCCGTCGGGCCGCGCCGTTCCCGCGCAGGCCGCCCCGGCGGACCTCGGGGCCCTGGGGATAGACGCCGACGACCTCCCCGACGGGCTGGTCGTCGCCGACCACACCGGCCGGGTCATCTGCTTCAACTCCGCCGCCGCCCGGATCACCGCGCTCGCGCCCGGCGAGGCCCTCGGGGCGCGGATCGACCGGGCGCTGCCCCTGGAGGACCTCGAAGGCCGCCGCTGGTGGACGCTGACGGACCCGTACGGGGGCCTGGCCACCCGGCGCGGACAGCCCGAGCGGAACCTGCTGCTCCCCGGCGGCCGGGAGGTGCTGGTCTCCGCCCGCTACGTGCGCACGCACCCCACCGGCCCGCTGCGCCGCCTGGTGATCACCCTGCGCGGCACCGAGGCGCGGCGCCGCACCGAGCGCAGCCACGCCGAGCTGATCGCCACCGTCGCGCACGAGCTGCGCTCCCCGCTGACCTCCGTCAAGGGTTTCACCGCGACCCTGCTCGCCAAATGGGGCCGCTTCACCGACGACCAGAAGCTGCTGATGCTGGAGACCGTCGACGCGGACGCCAACCGCGTCACCCGGCTGATCGCGGAGCTGCTGGACATCTCCCGCATCGACTCGGGGCGGCTGGAGGTGCGCCGGCAGCCGGTGGACATCGCCACCGCCGTCGGCCGGCACGTCCAGGCGCTGACCGCGAACGGGCAGGCCCCCGACCGGTTCCTCGTACGGGTCAGCCGCCCGCTGCCCGACCTGTGGGCCGACCCGGACAAGATCGACCAGATCCTGGGCAACCTGCTCGAAAATGCGGTGCGCCACGGTGAGGGAACCGTCACCATCGACGTATCGCCGACCACCTTCGCGAACGCCGCGGGGAAGACCGAGAAGGGAACCGCCGTCACCGTGACCGACGAGGGCCCCGGCATCCCCGAGGAGTCGATGGGCCGCGTGTTCACCCGCTTCTGGCGGGGCAGCAAACGCGGCGGCACCGGCCTTGGCCTGTACATCGTCAAGGGCATCGTGGAGGCGCACGGAGGCACCATCACGGTCGGCCGCGGCCCCGGCGGGGGCGCCGAGTTCCGATTTATCCTGCCCGTCGCCGCCCCGGCCTACCTCACGCAGTAA
- the pheS gene encoding phenylalanine--tRNA ligase subunit alpha produces the protein MSAPNKSYDPVEVEALKPEEIERMRDEALAAFAAAGDLDELREAKTAHMGDRSPLALANREIGALPPQAKAEAGKRVGQARGAVNKAFGARTVELEAERDERVLVEEAVDVTLPYDRVPAGARHPLTTLMDRIADIFVGMGYEVAEGPEVEAEWFNFDALNFTPDHPARQMQDTFFVQGPAGTEGDESGVVLRTHTSPVQARSLLERKPPVYIVCPGRVYRTDELDATHTPVFHQVELLAVDEGLTMADLKGTMDHMVQELFGEGTTTRLRPHFFPFTEPSAEMDMQCYVCRGESVGNPDRPCRTCSSEGWIELGGCGMVNPKVLVACGVDPEKYSGFAFGFGIERMLMFRHNVEDMRDMVEGDVRFTRPFGMEI, from the coding sequence ATGTCGGCACCGAACAAGTCGTACGACCCTGTCGAGGTCGAGGCACTGAAACCGGAAGAGATCGAGCGCATGCGGGACGAGGCGCTCGCCGCCTTCGCGGCCGCCGGCGACCTCGACGAGCTCCGTGAGGCGAAGACCGCGCACATGGGCGACCGCTCGCCCCTGGCGCTCGCCAACCGCGAGATCGGCGCCCTGCCGCCCCAGGCGAAGGCCGAGGCCGGCAAGCGCGTCGGCCAGGCCCGCGGCGCCGTGAACAAGGCCTTCGGGGCCCGCACCGTCGAGCTCGAAGCCGAGCGCGACGAACGGGTGCTGGTCGAGGAGGCAGTGGACGTCACGCTGCCCTACGACCGCGTCCCGGCGGGCGCCCGCCACCCCCTGACCACCCTGATGGACCGCATCGCGGACATCTTCGTGGGCATGGGGTACGAGGTCGCGGAGGGCCCCGAGGTCGAGGCGGAGTGGTTCAACTTCGACGCCCTCAACTTCACGCCCGACCACCCGGCGCGCCAGATGCAGGACACCTTCTTCGTCCAGGGGCCCGCCGGCACCGAGGGCGACGAGTCGGGCGTCGTGCTGCGCACCCACACCTCCCCGGTGCAGGCGCGCTCGCTGCTGGAGCGCAAGCCGCCCGTCTACATCGTCTGCCCGGGCCGGGTGTACCGCACCGACGAGCTCGACGCGACGCACACCCCGGTCTTCCACCAGGTCGAGCTGCTCGCCGTGGACGAGGGCCTCACCATGGCGGACCTCAAGGGCACCATGGACCACATGGTCCAGGAGCTCTTCGGCGAGGGCACCACCACGCGCCTGCGCCCCCACTTCTTCCCGTTCACCGAGCCGTCCGCCGAGATGGACATGCAGTGCTACGTGTGCCGCGGCGAGTCGGTGGGCAACCCCGACCGCCCGTGCCGTACCTGCTCCAGCGAGGGCTGGATCGAGCTCGGCGGCTGCGGCATGGTCAACCCCAAGGTGCTCGTCGCCTGCGGCGTCGACCCGGAGAAGTACAGCGGCTTCGCCTTCGGCTTCGGCATCGAACGGATGCTGATGTTCCGCCACAACGTAGAAGACATGCGAGACATGGTCGAGGGTGACGTCCGTTTCACCCGGCCGTTCGGGATGGAGATCTGA